A stretch of the Leptospiraceae bacterium genome encodes the following:
- a CDS encoding chemotaxis protein CheD, whose product MNLPEHILEIFLMPGDFFWGDSSTRIRTVLGSCISICLWHPVKKQGGMCHYMLPTRNIDLAANNMKLNGKYGDEAWQMFLREIRKTNTKPSEYLVKLFGGSNMFTPTEKSIPDMGVGDKNIDLARRIISEFKLNLVSENLGGNKPRRIHFDVWSGNVWLKRQEE is encoded by the coding sequence ATGAATTTACCGGAGCATATACTTGAAATATTTTTGATGCCGGGCGATTTTTTTTGGGGCGATTCTTCTACTCGAATTAGGACAGTATTAGGCTCTTGCATTTCCATTTGTCTGTGGCATCCTGTAAAAAAACAAGGTGGTATGTGTCATTATATGCTACCGACGAGAAACATTGACTTAGCAGCGAATAATATGAAGTTAAATGGAAAATATGGAGATGAAGCATGGCAAATGTTTTTGCGAGAAATTCGAAAGACGAATACAAAGCCGTCTGAATACCTGGTAAAATTATTCGGTGGGTCAAATATGTTTACGCCTACAGAGAAAAGCATTCCTGATATGGGTGTTGGAGATAAGAACATTGATCTTGCTAGAAGAATAATTAGTGAGTTCAAATTAAATCTAGTCTCGGAGAATTTGGGTGGAAATAAACCTCGTAGAATTCACTTTGATGTATGGAGTGGAAATGTGTGGTTGAAGAGGCAGGAGGAGTGA
- a CDS encoding GDYXXLXY domain-containing protein, with amino-acid sequence MNQNKFFLPSLILPIAALVLLTVFKAYSLQSGLRFILPISGYDPVNPISGHYVTYRVDYGNDTCQDDSFKNDQESCICLKLGEAANHNFVPSCQKTWLKDCDAFLKGKCNYGRFEAGIEEYFIPEEKAASIDKTVRKGKSKIKISVTKDGKAIVEDLILVDE; translated from the coding sequence ATGAATCAGAACAAATTTTTCCTTCCCTCTCTTATTCTACCAATAGCGGCATTAGTTTTATTAACTGTATTCAAAGCTTATTCGCTTCAATCAGGCTTGAGATTTATCCTTCCGATTAGCGGATACGACCCAGTAAACCCCATTTCCGGTCACTATGTTACTTACAGAGTTGATTATGGAAATGATACCTGTCAGGATGATAGTTTCAAGAACGATCAAGAAAGTTGCATATGCTTAAAGCTTGGAGAAGCGGCTAATCATAATTTCGTTCCATCTTGTCAGAAGACTTGGCTCAAAGACTGCGATGCTTTTCTAAAAGGCAAATGCAATTACGGAAGATTCGAAGCTGGGATAGAAGAATATTTTATTCCAGAAGAAAAAGCAGCTTCAATAGACAAAACAGTTCGCAAAGGAAAATCGAAAATTAAAATCTCCGTTACAAAAGATGGAAAAGCAATTGTCGAAGATTTGATCCTAGTGGATGAATAG
- a CDS encoding chemotaxis response regulator protein-glutamate methylesterase, with protein MNKIRVAVIDDSALVRQIFTEIINAEPELELLFTASDPLFALEKMRNGWPDVIILDVEMPRMDGITFLRKIMQERPTPIIMCSTLTQANSPTLMQALQNGAIDIFTKPSVGLKDFLSDSKRLFIDAIKAASVSNLKKLNIKNYQPGGKTILAEFDNVKVKSIVTTELTTTDKVIAIGTSTGGTIALEYILTQLEVNCPGIVIVQHMPEKFTAAFAERLNKISKIEVKEAVDKDRVMHGVALIAPGNKHMSLRRSGAQYYVDISDGPLVSRHRPSVDVLFRSVAKHAGANAVGIIMTGMGDDGANGMKEMHEQGAFTVAQNEESCVVFGMPKEAIKKNAVDKVISLEEIPSVIMKYRSI; from the coding sequence ATGAATAAAATTCGAGTTGCGGTTATTGATGATTCGGCGCTGGTAAGGCAAATTTTTACAGAAATAATTAACGCAGAGCCTGAGTTAGAATTATTATTTACAGCCTCTGATCCATTGTTTGCACTTGAGAAAATGCGAAACGGTTGGCCTGATGTTATAATACTTGATGTTGAGATGCCTAGAATGGATGGGATCACTTTCCTGAGAAAAATTATGCAGGAAAGACCGACGCCTATTATAATGTGCTCTACATTAACACAAGCAAATTCTCCGACACTTATGCAAGCTCTTCAAAACGGAGCGATAGATATTTTTACAAAGCCTTCCGTTGGATTAAAAGATTTTCTATCTGACTCAAAGCGCTTATTCATTGACGCCATTAAAGCAGCCTCCGTTTCCAATCTAAAGAAATTAAATATTAAAAATTATCAACCCGGCGGAAAAACGATATTAGCCGAATTTGATAATGTTAAGGTTAAATCAATAGTAACCACAGAGTTGACAACTACAGATAAAGTAATAGCAATAGGAACATCTACGGGTGGAACTATTGCATTGGAATATATCCTTACTCAGTTAGAAGTGAATTGTCCGGGAATCGTTATTGTGCAGCATATGCCTGAGAAGTTTACAGCCGCTTTCGCAGAGAGATTAAACAAAATCAGTAAAATAGAAGTGAAAGAAGCAGTAGATAAAGACCGAGTGATGCACGGCGTTGCACTCATTGCGCCGGGTAATAAGCATATGTCTCTGCGGCGAAGTGGTGCTCAATATTATGTAGACATTTCGGATGGTCCTTTAGTGAGTCGTCATAGGCCTTCTGTGGATGTTCTTTTTAGATCAGTTGCAAAACATGCAGGAGCAAATGCAGTGGGTATTATTATGACTGGAATGGGTGACGATGGGGCTAATGGTATGAAAGAAATGCATGAGCAAGGAGCTTTTACAGTTGCACAGAATGAAGAGTCTTGCGTTGTATTCGGTATGCCAAAGGAAGCTATTAAAAAAAATGCAGTCGACAAAGTAATTTCTCTGGAAGAAATTCCAAGTGTTATAATGAAGTATAGGTCAATATGA
- a CDS encoding DUF2157 domain-containing protein has product MNKILKKLMLWKNAGLISETQFESIRLYEEEHSPKNLAAYTVITLGAIVICLGIISLIASNWEDLADSVKLLMDFTILGGLSYSIYRYKDTDKKWLLETLIVSYFILILASIGLISQIYNTGGKFYQAALFWCAITLPIVLHTTGRATTHIWFVATIFSVTSFFIETVSSFKEEEILLSWTYSLLPALMLVISFPLQASTKASLQVFGSTSLFWSVFGFLTGSIFFSFLGLLDMNSAIQSRQLLQGILFISLLLSGVSVYLSYLQNKKLALLLLIGLGTYLFMFCAHVFGFHSQALDAFLFIVIWFVAGFLFHILESRRLFEFAIVSIGIRFLVAYFQLFTSLIFTAFGLIFSGILIIVVCVFYIKNRDKITRFIGELI; this is encoded by the coding sequence ATGAATAAAATATTAAAAAAACTTATGTTATGGAAAAATGCCGGACTCATTTCGGAAACTCAGTTTGAATCCATACGGTTGTATGAAGAAGAACATTCTCCTAAGAATCTAGCGGCTTATACTGTTATTACGCTAGGAGCAATTGTAATTTGCCTGGGAATCATTTCGCTTATCGCATCGAATTGGGAAGACCTTGCAGACAGCGTTAAGCTACTGATGGATTTTACCATACTTGGCGGACTATCTTATTCTATTTATCGTTACAAGGATACAGATAAGAAATGGCTATTAGAAACATTGATTGTTTCCTATTTTATTCTGATCCTTGCATCGATTGGTTTAATTTCACAGATTTATAACACCGGTGGAAAATTTTACCAGGCAGCATTGTTTTGGTGCGCGATAACACTTCCAATTGTTTTACACACTACAGGAAGAGCAACTACTCATATTTGGTTCGTGGCAACTATCTTTTCAGTTACATCTTTCTTTATTGAAACAGTCAGTAGCTTTAAGGAAGAAGAAATTCTTCTATCATGGACATACTCCTTATTACCCGCTCTTATGTTAGTAATTTCTTTTCCTTTGCAAGCATCTACAAAAGCAAGTCTACAAGTTTTTGGCTCTACTTCCCTGTTTTGGTCAGTGTTCGGGTTCTTGACGGGAAGCATTTTCTTTTCTTTCTTAGGACTTCTAGACATGAATTCAGCAATTCAATCCAGACAGTTACTACAAGGGATACTCTTCATTAGCCTTCTATTATCAGGTGTCAGTGTTTATTTATCCTATTTACAAAATAAGAAATTAGCCCTACTTTTACTCATCGGCCTTGGAACTTATTTATTTATGTTTTGCGCGCATGTATTCGGATTTCACTCGCAAGCATTGGATGCATTTTTATTCATTGTAATTTGGTTTGTGGCCGGCTTTTTATTTCATATTTTGGAATCGAGACGATTATTTGAATTTGCGATTGTGTCTATTGGAATTCGCTTCCTTGTCGCCTACTTTCAATTATTCACTAGTCTTATCTTCACTGCCTTTGGACTCATTTTCTCCGGTATACTCATCATTGTAGTCTGTGTTTTCTACATAAAAAACAGAGATAAAATTACTCGCTTCATAGGAGAACTTATATGA
- a CDS encoding PAS domain-containing protein yields MNENLQIRVALDNVTTNVMMADKDMKIVYMNKAILEMFGRAESDIRKQFQGFTSSKILGLSIDSFHRNPAHQRQVLGSITSTHNATIQIGGRSFTLAANPVINDKGERLGSVVEWNDITGQLLIQKEIDEIVNGAVKGDFTKRISLEGKEGFYRQLTEGMNRLMEVSSRGLEEVVRIRSIG; encoded by the coding sequence ATGAACGAGAATTTGCAAATTCGTGTTGCCTTAGACAATGTTACAACTAACGTTATGATGGCAGACAAAGACATGAAGATCGTTTATATGAATAAAGCTATTTTGGAAATGTTTGGAAGAGCCGAATCTGATATTAGAAAACAGTTCCAAGGTTTTACTTCTAGCAAAATACTTGGTCTAAGCATTGATTCCTTTCATAGAAATCCAGCTCATCAGAGACAAGTTTTAGGCTCCATAACTTCCACCCACAATGCAACGATTCAAATTGGTGGTAGATCCTTTACATTAGCCGCGAATCCAGTGATCAATGACAAAGGCGAGAGACTCGGGAGCGTCGTAGAATGGAATGATATAACCGGTCAGCTATTAATCCAGAAAGAAATTGATGAGATTGTAAATGGTGCAGTGAAGGGTGACTTTACGAAACGAATTAGCTTAGAGGGGAAAGAAGGCTTTTACAGGCAATTGACAGAAGGAATGAATCGGTTAATGGAAGTTAGCTCCAGAGGTTTGGAAGAAGTGGTTCGAATTCGGAGCATTGGCTAA
- a CDS encoding purine-binding chemotaxis protein CheW → MEESQYLTFQSGAEVFGIGILHIKEIKEYASVTTIPMMPDYVKGVINLRGNVVPIIDLPVRFGREKTIISKRTCIIILEVESEGESIDIGILVDSVNEVIDIPLGAIEAAPSFGSKIRTEFIQGIGKLETQFVILLNVNRVLSVSELSAIEEQVNSDTAN, encoded by the coding sequence ATAGAAGAGAGTCAATATTTAACGTTTCAATCCGGAGCGGAGGTATTCGGTATCGGGATATTGCATATCAAAGAGATAAAGGAATATGCGAGCGTGACAACGATTCCGATGATGCCGGACTATGTGAAGGGAGTAATAAACCTTCGCGGGAATGTAGTTCCGATAATAGATTTGCCTGTTCGATTTGGAAGAGAGAAGACTATAATTTCAAAGCGGACGTGTATTATAATTCTGGAAGTAGAAAGTGAAGGAGAATCAATAGATATAGGCATATTGGTAGACTCTGTGAATGAGGTAATTGATATACCGTTAGGTGCGATAGAAGCGGCACCTAGCTTTGGATCTAAGATACGAACTGAGTTTATTCAAGGAATCGGGAAATTGGAAACACAATTCGTAATACTTCTAAACGTGAATAGAGTTCTATCCGTATCAGAATTATCTGCTATCGAGGAACAAGTCAACTCAGACACGGCTAATTAG
- a CDS encoding DUF4416 family protein, protein MSKSVYRKEEIIRPDGSVGFAIVSFNLEDVYYKVKEVLNKYFSDVLFESIPLTGWTASPSEIGFNPPGNKTRILSFKRRINREELPEIKERCIQIVNTFQKQDSSIKIIPGYQTLFNTILASTTDDFHKIYLFHGVFAEVVYKYESRLLQCTDTAPTFFLNTDVIYYFTNLREYFNQSKQIQ, encoded by the coding sequence ATGAGTAAATCTGTTTATCGTAAAGAAGAAATAATTCGTCCTGATGGAAGTGTTGGCTTTGCTATCGTCTCCTTTAATTTGGAAGATGTCTATTACAAAGTAAAAGAAGTTTTGAACAAATACTTTTCTGATGTGTTATTTGAGAGTATTCCGCTCACGGGATGGACGGCTTCACCTTCGGAAATTGGATTTAATCCACCGGGGAATAAAACGCGTATCCTCTCCTTCAAGAGACGAATCAATCGAGAAGAGCTGCCAGAGATAAAAGAACGATGCATTCAAATTGTGAATACGTTTCAAAAGCAAGATAGTTCCATTAAAATTATTCCAGGTTATCAAACCCTTTTTAATACAATACTTGCATCAACGACAGATGATTTTCATAAGATTTATTTATTTCATGGAGTTTTTGCAGAGGTAGTTTATAAATATGAAAGCAGGTTATTGCAGTGCACTGATACTGCGCCAACCTTTTTTTTGAATACGGATGTGATTTATTATTTTACAAACCTACGTGAATACTTCAACCAATCAAAACAAATTCAATAA
- a CDS encoding CDP-alcohol phosphatidyltransferase family protein: protein MKNEILKDKVFTISNFISISRALLLPFFVQYASEFKEDTSILKYYYVLVFICFLVVLSDYLDGLVARLLNEETILGRYLDPVSDKIVTIGGLSTITAYFQFPLWILILYMVREIIGVWLGLFLYFKRGIQGKPNAWGKWQVALVAVCVIHYLSLPLLVNHFPDLIISTFPEISGYLLIAVVFFGSIKYISDYWEFISNKCIRLK, encoded by the coding sequence ATGAAAAATGAAATCTTAAAAGATAAAGTTTTTACAATTTCAAATTTTATATCAATTTCTAGAGCCTTGCTCCTACCATTTTTTGTTCAATATGCATCAGAATTCAAAGAAGATACGAGCATTCTAAAATACTACTACGTTTTAGTCTTCATTTGCTTTTTAGTCGTGTTAAGTGATTATCTCGACGGCTTGGTTGCAAGACTTTTAAACGAAGAAACAATTCTAGGTAGATACCTAGATCCTGTATCCGATAAAATCGTAACCATTGGTGGACTGTCTACTATAACGGCTTACTTTCAGTTTCCGCTCTGGATTCTAATTCTATATATGGTTCGAGAAATCATTGGAGTATGGCTTGGACTTTTTTTATACTTCAAGCGTGGAATACAGGGAAAACCCAATGCTTGGGGTAAATGGCAAGTAGCCCTTGTAGCAGTTTGCGTTATTCACTACCTAAGCCTTCCCCTTTTAGTAAATCATTTTCCTGATTTGATTATATCAACCTTTCCGGAAATCTCCGGTTACTTATTAATAGCCGTTGTTTTCTTTGGCTCGATAAAATACATTTCAGATTATTGGGAATTTATTTCGAATAAATGCATTAGACTAAAATAA
- a CDS encoding ankyrin repeat domain-containing protein → MSSDIQSNDLFNAAKSQLPKWAETLLKEEGFDPNAKDEKGNTPLFYAADVGDIQAIGYSLSPNALDTVRVLIENGANPDITNDYGETVLEIARSLVTAGGEYNTWLTLASILYGNNTPLFKVMVAKVEKEFDPNRIFKDKVPKGEFPTFPNEKNTSNTQKENTKNALEKESLLVSAIIGFCFLLSPLITLYFTWSDLFGLSSEWLWIDNSIVGITLLLCASTIAIILKEKKYHRLILFFLPSFLACIVYFALIIAFFQPEVRYKVKKNFYMKSAFQSQVKNPWVQNGFYEDFFHDKSGLLMRKDEELTIQLALGLKPNEQRSEIGKGFGAETYAKQGFTVYVSYREMGLSPKEIFDRPEAIWLLYALALAESNPDLLEITKIPEEFLVKYISFSPNKRFPLGILDDTKMNFFYDLIVRNISNASQTETELAIFILTQIPVDLNDDSFESILEHWIGYKIAYEKEIRYLMNLRKELRKIFFKTANGNKLIKVNIDNSSGEQSNFHLVKPFLISTGFSIESGEDINLAFFLESEFLKDKKVYRTKPIQKNRTVSRTVSNYGSPINYRTETKTETYTEYVSDGFDIIPMYVYSYAFPGILPAEETVKLCGILADCYLNSEKKTTLPLENYLRGETWIYALPKNLVCKTGCDGR, encoded by the coding sequence ATGTCATCAGATATCCAATCCAATGATTTATTCAATGCTGCTAAAAGTCAATTGCCTAAATGGGCAGAGACATTATTGAAAGAAGAAGGATTTGATCCAAATGCGAAAGATGAGAAAGGAAACACTCCTTTATTTTATGCAGCCGACGTTGGTGATATACAAGCAATCGGCTATTCTCTTTCTCCTAACGCACTAGATACTGTGCGTGTTTTAATAGAAAACGGTGCAAATCCTGATATTACCAATGATTATGGAGAAACCGTTTTAGAAATTGCTCGATCCCTGGTTACAGCAGGCGGAGAGTATAATACATGGTTGACGCTTGCTTCCATTCTTTACGGAAATAATACTCCTCTTTTTAAAGTGATGGTAGCAAAAGTCGAAAAAGAATTCGATCCAAATCGCATTTTTAAAGATAAAGTCCCAAAAGGAGAATTCCCTACTTTCCCGAACGAGAAAAATACATCTAATACTCAAAAGGAAAATACGAAGAATGCGCTAGAGAAAGAAAGTCTACTAGTGTCAGCTATCATAGGTTTTTGTTTTTTACTTAGTCCTTTAATAACTCTATATTTTACTTGGTCTGATTTATTTGGTCTTAGCTCTGAATGGCTTTGGATTGATAATTCAATCGTTGGGATTACTTTACTTCTTTGCGCTTCGACTATCGCAATAATCCTAAAAGAAAAAAAATATCACAGGCTAATCTTATTTTTCCTCCCGTCTTTTCTTGCTTGCATTGTCTACTTTGCACTTATAATAGCCTTTTTCCAACCCGAAGTCCGTTACAAAGTTAAGAAAAACTTTTATATGAAAAGTGCATTTCAAAGCCAGGTAAAAAATCCTTGGGTGCAAAATGGATTTTATGAGGATTTTTTTCATGATAAATCAGGACTCCTTATGCGTAAAGACGAGGAACTGACTATTCAATTAGCTCTTGGCTTAAAGCCAAATGAGCAAAGGTCAGAAATAGGAAAAGGCTTTGGAGCAGAGACTTACGCAAAACAAGGGTTTACTGTCTACGTCTCCTACCGAGAAATGGGTCTTAGCCCAAAGGAAATTTTTGATCGCCCGGAGGCGATTTGGCTTTTGTATGCACTCGCACTAGCAGAGTCCAATCCAGATTTGCTTGAAATAACGAAAATACCAGAAGAATTTTTAGTGAAGTATATTTCATTTAGCCCGAATAAACGTTTTCCTCTCGGAATTCTAGATGATACGAAAATGAATTTTTTTTATGATTTAATAGTAAGAAACATATCGAACGCATCGCAAACAGAGACAGAACTTGCAATATTTATTCTAACCCAGATTCCAGTTGATCTAAATGATGATTCTTTCGAATCAATTTTAGAGCATTGGATCGGTTATAAAATAGCCTACGAAAAAGAGATACGCTATCTTATGAATCTAAGAAAAGAGCTTCGAAAGATATTTTTTAAAACGGCTAATGGAAATAAGCTGATAAAAGTAAATATAGATAACTCCTCAGGCGAACAATCCAATTTCCATTTAGTCAAACCATTTCTAATTAGCACTGGGTTTTCGATTGAAAGCGGAGAAGATATTAACCTTGCATTTTTTTTAGAGAGTGAATTTCTAAAAGACAAAAAAGTCTATAGGACAAAGCCAATTCAGAAAAATAGAACAGTCAGCCGAACAGTCAGTAATTATGGTTCACCCATCAATTACCGAACGGAAACAAAAACAGAGACTTACACCGAATACGTCTCTGATGGATTTGATATCATTCCAATGTATGTATACAGTTACGCTTTTCCAGGCATTCTTCCTGCCGAAGAAACAGTAAAACTCTGCGGAATACTCGCCGACTGTTATTTGAATTCGGAGAAAAAAACAACTCTTCCCCTTGAAAATTATTTAAGAGGGGAAACTTGGATTTATGCGCTTCCTAAAAATTTAGTTTGTAAAACAGGGTGTGATGGACGATGA
- a CDS encoding FAD-dependent oxidoreductase: MEFKEIFEPIKINKTTLPNRIIMGSMHLGLEGLPETAERMIAFYGRRFDGGVGMITTGGISVNHAGKGNNIFFNFEKEEDCKELEKVNQGLKGKGILCAQLFHAGRYAYHRELVAPSAIRAPINRFVPHALTEDEAWKTIEDFGKSALRAKQVGFGAVEIMGSEGYLINQFFSPVTNQREDFFGGNSEKRMNFGIEALKKVREMVGPDYPIVYRMSGIDLIPGNPTLEEVLIMAKLLRDNGANALNIGIGWHESRIPTISMLVPRGAWAKIAKKIKDATPGVPIIASNRVNIPETIVRILKDGEADIVSMARPMLADPAFVNKIKAGNSERVNTCIACNQACLDHTFKELMVSCLVNPEANRELEFSQMPKGKKSKVVIIGSGPGGMEAARLSATLGHEVTLYERSNKLGGQLNMAASIPGKFEFKETIRYFEHELKYLGVNIQLNSECSLEMLEKLNPDAVVFATGVRPRGFNIPGLEKKKVGSYVDYLNGKFIPGEKIAIIGGGGIGCDSAHKLLEDHDPTIDEYFAKYNVASFTDVKIQPHSAKRKISILRRSGKVGAGLGTTTGWALLQELQSTGVEFYTSLSYKEVREEGLVIDLKSSGEKIIECDTILVCAGQDKEDSLANSYKEKHPEKQVFVIGGAKETSGLDAKRAILEGNIAAREIGKL, encoded by the coding sequence ATGGAATTTAAAGAAATCTTTGAACCAATTAAAATCAACAAAACAACACTACCAAATAGAATCATTATGGGATCAATGCATTTAGGTCTAGAAGGCTTACCCGAAACAGCCGAGCGAATGATTGCCTTCTACGGCAGACGCTTCGATGGCGGAGTGGGAATGATAACCACTGGAGGAATTTCAGTCAATCATGCGGGCAAAGGAAATAATATTTTCTTCAACTTTGAAAAAGAAGAAGACTGCAAGGAATTAGAAAAAGTAAACCAGGGCTTAAAAGGCAAAGGTATATTATGCGCTCAATTATTTCATGCAGGACGTTATGCCTATCACAGAGAATTGGTTGCTCCATCTGCTATTCGTGCACCTATCAATCGATTTGTTCCTCACGCTCTTACTGAAGACGAAGCATGGAAAACAATTGAAGACTTCGGCAAATCGGCATTACGCGCTAAACAAGTAGGATTTGGCGCTGTAGAAATCATGGGAAGCGAAGGTTATTTAATAAACCAATTTTTTTCGCCTGTAACCAATCAAAGAGAAGATTTCTTTGGCGGAAATTCAGAAAAAAGAATGAACTTTGGAATCGAAGCTTTGAAAAAAGTAAGAGAAATGGTAGGTCCTGATTATCCGATCGTTTATAGAATGTCCGGCATTGATTTAATTCCTGGAAATCCAACTCTCGAAGAAGTATTGATCATGGCAAAGCTACTTAGGGATAACGGAGCGAATGCGCTCAACATAGGAATCGGTTGGCATGAATCTAGAATACCAACAATCAGTATGTTAGTTCCCCGTGGAGCCTGGGCAAAGATTGCAAAGAAAATTAAAGATGCAACTCCGGGTGTTCCTATCATTGCATCTAATCGAGTTAATATTCCAGAAACGATTGTTCGAATTTTAAAAGATGGAGAAGCGGATATTGTCAGTATGGCGCGACCAATGCTTGCTGATCCTGCATTCGTAAATAAAATAAAAGCAGGAAATTCTGAGAGAGTAAATACTTGTATAGCCTGCAACCAAGCCTGCCTGGATCATACCTTTAAGGAGCTAATGGTGTCTTGCCTCGTAAATCCTGAGGCAAACAGAGAATTAGAATTTTCCCAAATGCCTAAAGGTAAGAAAAGCAAAGTAGTTATCATTGGTTCGGGTCCCGGCGGAATGGAAGCAGCCCGCCTTTCTGCGACACTCGGACATGAAGTAACGTTATACGAAAGATCAAATAAGCTCGGTGGACAACTCAATATGGCAGCGAGTATTCCAGGGAAGTTTGAATTTAAAGAAACAATTCGTTATTTCGAGCATGAGCTAAAATACCTTGGGGTTAATATCCAGTTAAACTCGGAATGCAGTCTAGAAATGCTTGAAAAATTAAATCCTGATGCAGTTGTATTTGCAACCGGTGTTCGCCCCCGCGGTTTTAATATCCCCGGTTTAGAAAAAAAGAAAGTGGGAAGCTATGTGGATTATTTAAACGGAAAATTTATTCCAGGAGAAAAAATCGCCATCATCGGTGGTGGAGGAATCGGGTGTGACTCGGCTCACAAACTTCTCGAAGACCACGATCCGACGATCGATGAATACTTTGCAAAATACAATGTTGCCTCGTTTACGGATGTAAAAATTCAACCACATTCCGCAAAGCGCAAAATCTCCATTTTGCGCAGGTCAGGCAAAGTTGGGGCAGGACTTGGAACTACTACGGGTTGGGCGCTTTTACAGGAATTACAATCAACTGGAGTTGAGTTCTATACATCCCTCAGCTACAAAGAAGTTAGAGAAGAAGGACTTGTCATAGACTTGAAATCGTCCGGAGAAAAAATTATCGAATGCGATACAATTCTAGTTTGTGCGGGTCAAGATAAGGAAGATTCATTAGCAAATTCTTACAAAGAGAAGCACCCAGAAAAACAAGTTTTCGTAATCGGTGGTGCGAAGGAGACTTCAGGATTAGACGCTAAGCGTGCTATCCTAGAAGGAAACATTGCAGCAAGAGAAATTGGTAAGCTTTAG
- a CDS encoding protein-glutamate O-methyltransferase CheR, with amino-acid sequence MEIPVLKDNDFKFFQDLIFQLAGLSMSAAKKPLVGNRLVTRLRYYELRSYEEYVHILRNPHNDAERQIFIDLLTTNETSFFREPIHFDFMKSHILNQDSLPNPFRVWSAACSSGEEPYSIAMLLEDKIRGVNWELLASDISSRVLEKSQKGLYPIDKSEKIPMDYLKKYCLKGKNANAGYFKISDEIRDRIKFLPLNLNEPFPNFGKFSIIFLRNVMIYFDKETRIKLIRKISDSLYQGGYLFIGHSETLLEITDQLAMVRPTIYRKK; translated from the coding sequence ATGGAAATTCCAGTTCTAAAAGACAATGACTTCAAATTTTTTCAAGATCTAATTTTTCAATTGGCTGGGCTAAGCATGAGTGCTGCCAAAAAGCCCCTTGTCGGAAATAGATTAGTTACCAGGCTAAGATACTATGAATTAAGGTCTTACGAAGAATATGTGCATATTCTTCGTAATCCCCACAATGATGCTGAGAGGCAAATCTTTATTGACCTCTTAACTACAAACGAAACTAGTTTTTTTAGAGAGCCAATTCATTTTGACTTTATGAAATCTCATATTTTAAATCAAGACTCTTTACCGAATCCATTTAGAGTTTGGAGTGCCGCCTGTTCTTCTGGTGAAGAGCCTTACAGCATTGCAATGCTTTTAGAAGATAAAATTCGCGGTGTTAATTGGGAGCTGCTTGCTTCAGATATTAGTTCAAGAGTTTTAGAAAAATCCCAAAAGGGACTTTATCCGATTGATAAATCTGAGAAAATTCCAATGGATTACTTGAAAAAATACTGTCTAAAAGGAAAGAACGCAAATGCGGGATATTTCAAAATTTCCGATGAGATACGAGATAGAATTAAATTTCTTCCTCTGAATCTAAATGAGCCATTTCCCAATTTTGGAAAATTTAGCATTATATTTTTACGAAATGTCATGATATACTTTGATAAGGAAACGAGAATTAAACTCATAAGGAAAATATCTGATTCATTATACCAAGGGGGATATCTATTTATAGGTCACTCAGAAACCCTTTTGGAAATTACTGATCAGCTTGCAATGGTCCGACCTACTATTTATAGGAAAAAATGA